In the Dehalococcoidales bacterium genome, one interval contains:
- the rplK gene encoding 50S ribosomal protein L11, which produces MAKKVKAIVKLQIPAGKANPAPPVGPALGQHGANIMAFCKEYNERTAAQAGSIIPAEITIFDDRSFTFITKTPPTTDLLRKALGVEKGAATAGRAGIGTLSREKLHEIAQLKAKDLNANNSEAAERIIEGTARSMGIKIE; this is translated from the coding sequence ATGGCCAAAAAAGTTAAAGCCATAGTTAAATTACAAATTCCCGCCGGCAAGGCAAATCCGGCGCCGCCGGTAGGCCCGGCATTAGGTCAGCACGGAGCCAATATCATGGCCTTCTGCAAAGAATACAATGAGCGCACTGCCGCACAGGCTGGCTCCATTATCCCGGCGGAGATAACCATTTTTGACGACAGGTCTTTCACCTTTATTACCAAAACGCCCCCCACCACTGATTTATTACGGAAGGCGCTGGGCGTAGAAAAAGGCGCCGCTACTGCCGGACGAGCGGGGATAGGCACATTATCCCGTGAAAAACTACATGAAATAGCTCAGCTCAAAGCCAAAGACCTCAATGCTAACAACAGTGAGGCGGCAGAGCGCATAATTGAAGGTACCGCCCGGAGCATGGGCATTAAGATAGAGTAG
- the nusG gene encoding transcription termination/antitermination protein NusG, producing the protein MAAVNDNDKKWFVIHTYSGHEERVKKNLEQRIKLMDSDNEIAQVIVPTEEEIEVRSGQRRTIARKTLPGYVLVQMNMSDHSWNIVRNTPGVTGFISSRNKPVPVREEEIERILKQMTAEAPRVKVGFRLGQSVRVTDGPFAEFVGIAHELNTEKGKVKVLLSLFGRETPVELDFLQVEKL; encoded by the coding sequence ATGGCAGCGGTGAACGATAACGACAAAAAATGGTTTGTAATCCACACCTACTCAGGGCATGAAGAACGCGTTAAAAAGAATCTTGAACAACGTATCAAACTCATGGATTCTGATAATGAGATTGCCCAGGTAATTGTACCAACAGAAGAAGAGATTGAAGTCAGAAGCGGGCAGAGGCGCACCATAGCCAGGAAGACGTTACCCGGCTATGTTCTGGTTCAGATGAATATGAGCGACCACAGCTGGAATATAGTCCGCAACACTCCCGGAGTTACCGGTTTTATCAGCAGCCGGAATAAGCCGGTTCCGGTACGCGAAGAAGAAATTGAACGGATTTTGAAACAGATGACGGCGGAAGCGCCCCGGGTGAAAGTCGGTTTCAGATTGGGACAGAGCGTACGAGTCACCGATGGTCCCTTTGCCGAGTTTGTAGGAATAGCCCATGAGCTAAATACCGAAAAGGGCAAAGTAAAGGTGCTCTTGTCCCTTTTCGGACGCGAAACACCGGTGGAACTTGACTTTCTACAGGTTGAAAAGCTTTAA
- the secE gene encoding preprotein translocase subunit SecE, whose amino-acid sequence MTNRRSTKTKGSSPGLGFISDTIAELKKVVWLSRQEVAYLTVLVLIVSITAGVLLGIVDYAFTRLVNDVFIGG is encoded by the coding sequence ATGACAAACCGCCGGAGCACCAAAACAAAAGGAAGCAGCCCCGGATTGGGGTTCATCAGCGATACCATAGCTGAACTGAAGAAGGTGGTATGGCTCAGCCGGCAGGAAGTTGCCTACTTGACGGTCCTGGTACTGATAGTTTCCATTACTGCAGGGGTGCTCCTCGGAATTGTCGATTACGCTTTCACCCGGCTGGTCAATGATGTTTTTATTGGTGGGTAG
- the rpmG gene encoding 50S ribosomal protein L33, which yields MARKSETRTIIHLACTVCQERTYTTSKNRKNDSQRLELRKFCPRCHSHNLHRETR from the coding sequence ATGGCAAGAAAATCTGAGACCAGAACCATTATTCACCTGGCCTGCACCGTATGCCAGGAGAGGACATATACGACTTCCAAGAACCGGAAGAATGACTCCCAGCGTTTGGAGCTCAGGAAATTCTGTCCTCGCTGCCACAGCCATAATCTTCATCGAGAGACAAGATAA
- the tuf gene encoding elongation factor Tu, whose translation MAKQKYTRTKPHCNVGTIGHVDHGKTTLTSAITLVLSKAYPTTGYRSFDSIDNAPEERARGVTIAIAHVEYETEKRHYAHIDCPGHADFIKNMITGAAQMDGAILVVSAPDGPMPQTREHVLLARQVEVPYMVVALNKVDAMDDEELLELVEMEVRELLSKYKFPGAELPVVRVSALKALECGCGKRECQWCGAIWKLMDAVDEYIPTPTRAKDQPFLMPIEDVFSIKGRGTVPTGRVERGVIKPGDEVEIVGLHHEPKKTVATSLEMFHKLLDEGEPGDAVGILLRGVDREDIERGQVIAAPGSIKPHTYAEGEVYILSKDEGGRHTPFFNGYKPQFYIRTTDVTGTIELPEGMEMAMPGDNVTMKIKLIYPVALEPGLRFAIREGGRTVGAGTFTRIIE comes from the coding sequence ATGGCTAAACAGAAATATACACGGACTAAACCCCATTGCAATGTTGGTACTATTGGTCATGTTGATCATGGTAAGACCACATTAACCTCGGCAATAACTTTAGTCTTATCCAAGGCATACCCCACTACCGGGTACCGCTCGTTTGATAGTATCGACAATGCTCCTGAAGAAAGAGCCCGGGGGGTAACGATAGCCATCGCCCATGTTGAGTATGAAACTGAGAAGAGACACTATGCCCATATCGACTGCCCAGGTCATGCCGACTTTATCAAGAACATGATTACCGGCGCCGCCCAGATGGATGGCGCCATACTGGTCGTCAGCGCTCCTGATGGCCCGATGCCCCAGACCAGAGAACACGTCCTGCTCGCCCGCCAGGTAGAGGTACCTTACATGGTTGTTGCCCTTAACAAGGTAGACGCCATGGATGACGAGGAGCTACTGGAACTGGTCGAAATGGAAGTAAGAGAGCTGCTGAGCAAATACAAGTTTCCCGGCGCTGAGCTGCCCGTTGTACGGGTAAGCGCCTTAAAAGCCCTTGAATGTGGCTGCGGTAAAAGGGAATGCCAGTGGTGCGGCGCCATCTGGAAGCTAATGGACGCCGTGGACGAATATATTCCCACACCGACACGAGCTAAAGACCAGCCGTTCCTGATGCCGATAGAGGACGTCTTCAGCATCAAAGGCAGGGGCACGGTGCCCACCGGAAGAGTCGAGAGAGGCGTGATTAAGCCCGGGGATGAGGTTGAAATCGTAGGACTGCATCACGAGCCGAAAAAGACAGTAGCCACCAGTCTGGAGATGTTCCATAAATTGCTGGACGAGGGTGAGCCGGGGGATGCGGTAGGTATTTTGCTCAGAGGCGTTGACCGTGAGGACATTGAGCGCGGTCAGGTAATAGCTGCTCCCGGTTCTATCAAGCCACATACCTACGCCGAAGGTGAGGTTTACATTTTGAGCAAGGATGAAGGGGGAAGGCATACTCCCTTCTTTAACGGCTATAAACCTCAGTTCTACATCAGGACTACTGATGTTACCGGCACTATCGAGCTACCGGAAGGGATGGAGATGGCAATGCCCGGTGACAACGTAACAATGAAGATAAAACTCATTTACCCGGTAGCCCTGGAACCGGGTTTGCGCTTCGCCATACGCGAGGGTGGCAGAACAGTCGGCGCGGGAACTTTCACTCGCATTATTGAATAG
- a CDS encoding aldehyde ferredoxin oxidoreductase N-terminal domain-containing protein, with protein sequence MWYGWAGTNLEVNLSRGTVKKNEGDRAQYEAYLGGRGLMTRMFWDRVPPETGPFSAENLLIFGAGPLVGTGASSANRTCLVSRSPHTNYLTYSTMGGHWGPELKHAGYDTLTFSGKSPGPVYLYINDDKVEIREASHLWGQTVHETQRLLRAELNDDDLQIMCIGPAGENKVYCASIEHGPGCSMSRTGLGAVMGDKKLKAIAVRGTRDLAIASPDLFIELRDRIRLKSAYFRQSRGGGEEGGLAKDTFYRNMEEVRDWNNTHQLYNESLSKNGGTVSVGCADCYRTCINSAHLPDGQTIFLKCRSRHRFTGAADIQDFDFNFRCIALIQKYGLDDNSSAAICGFAIDLFQKGILTKEDTDGLHLEWGNPEVIPALLEKIAHREGIGDILANGIYEAAQQIGRGAERYAYHVRKLEPRGRPMRDYSQSVKHILNDRQDSSPWGNVSYEMLAKRPRDKSVDSIYWAYPEEWKKDFPSDTVEMLSKTIAYDAEDCDLADCSGLCHFTTVGRGSALTLPREQMALLAYATGLDLDENKMGEYARRTRLILRAYNSILGERMRASDLQEQFFSGDYDKLVKMLEETNRLMGCDPEGIPMREALAEAGLDFVAGELERRGIIPKAIAEPVA encoded by the coding sequence ATGTGGTACGGATGGGCTGGTACTAACCTGGAAGTCAACCTGTCACGAGGAACCGTCAAGAAAAACGAGGGAGACCGCGCCCAGTATGAAGCCTATCTAGGTGGACGTGGACTGATGACCAGAATGTTCTGGGACAGGGTTCCCCCGGAAACCGGACCATTTTCAGCGGAAAACCTGCTCATATTTGGCGCTGGCCCTCTTGTCGGCACCGGGGCATCCAGTGCTAACCGGACCTGTCTGGTTTCCCGGTCTCCCCACACCAATTATCTTACCTATTCCACGATGGGCGGGCACTGGGGACCCGAACTCAAACACGCTGGCTATGACACGCTGACCTTCTCAGGGAAATCACCCGGCCCGGTGTATCTATACATCAATGATGACAAAGTAGAGATCCGTGAGGCCAGCCATCTCTGGGGACAGACCGTCCATGAGACACAGCGCCTGCTACGCGCCGAACTGAATGACGATGACCTCCAGATTATGTGCATCGGCCCCGCCGGAGAAAACAAGGTCTACTGTGCCAGTATTGAGCACGGCCCCGGCTGCAGCATGAGCCGGACCGGGCTGGGCGCCGTGATGGGGGACAAGAAGCTGAAGGCTATCGCTGTCCGCGGCACCAGAGATTTAGCTATCGCCAGCCCGGATTTGTTCATTGAGCTGCGTGACAGGATCCGGCTGAAGTCGGCTTATTTCAGGCAATCCAGAGGTGGAGGTGAGGAAGGAGGATTGGCCAAAGACACCTTCTACCGCAATATGGAAGAGGTGAGAGACTGGAATAATACGCACCAACTCTACAATGAGAGCCTGTCCAAGAATGGCGGTACGGTAAGCGTCGGCTGTGCTGACTGCTACCGGACCTGCATCAACTCGGCTCATCTCCCTGACGGGCAAACCATCTTTCTGAAATGCCGGTCGCGTCACCGCTTTACGGGTGCCGCCGATATTCAGGATTTCGACTTTAATTTCCGCTGCATTGCCCTGATACAAAAATACGGTCTTGACGATAATTCATCGGCAGCCATCTGCGGTTTCGCTATCGACCTTTTCCAGAAGGGCATTTTAACCAAAGAGGATACTGACGGTCTTCACCTGGAATGGGGTAACCCGGAGGTTATTCCTGCCCTCCTGGAGAAGATTGCTCACCGGGAAGGCATCGGTGATATACTGGCTAACGGTATCTATGAAGCAGCTCAACAGATTGGCCGTGGGGCTGAGCGATACGCTTACCATGTCAGAAAGCTTGAACCCCGGGGACGTCCCATGCGGGATTACTCGCAATCAGTTAAGCATATTCTCAACGACCGGCAGGACAGCTCCCCATGGGGCAACGTTAGCTACGAGATGCTGGCGAAACGACCCAGGGACAAAAGTGTGGACTCGATATACTGGGCATACCCTGAGGAGTGGAAAAAGGACTTTCCTTCCGATACGGTTGAGATGCTGAGCAAGACGATAGCCTACGACGCCGAGGACTGCGACCTCGCGGATTGCAGCGGTCTCTGCCACTTTACCACTGTCGGCAGAGGATCAGCACTGACCCTGCCCCGGGAACAGATGGCCTTGCTGGCCTATGCTACCGGGTTGGACCTGGACGAAAATAAGATGGGGGAATATGCCCGCAGGACGAGACTAATTTTGCGCGCCTATAATAGCATCCTGGGTGAAAGAATGAGAGCGAGCGACCTGCAAGAACAGTTCTTCTCCGGTGATTACGATAAGCTTGTTAAGATGCTGGAAGAGACTAACCGGTTAATGGGTTGCGACCCGGAAGGCATCCCGATGAGAGAAGCCCTGGCAGAAGCCGGCCTTGATTTTGTAGCCGGGGAACTGGAACGGAGAGGGATTATCCCAAAAGCCATCGCTGAGCCAGTGGCGTAA